The sequence GCTTCCAATCCCACGAGGGGTCACTTGATACCTCTACTACTGATAAGTACCATCTCCTCATAGTTTCAGGAGATTTATAAGGATTGGGTTTTATAAATGTAAAAGGACCTATACCAGCATCAGGAAAGTATAATTCTACTTTCATTGACTGCTTGCGATTATTATTAGCATAGGCTGTAAAGGAAATATGATAATTTCCACCTACATCTCCACCATTATCAAAGCCTCCCCTCGCAGAACCTGGTAAAAGCGTCACTGACTTTATATATTGCCCTTGACTGTCTATGTCTGCAATAATTTCGCTTTTGATAGAATCCGCATGATCATGAATAAACTTACCAGTGTTCCCAATCGGTATCCTAATTAACAAATATGACAAACCAATAATAATAAAGGGAACGGAAATTGCAAGGAATATCCACTTGTTCGATTTTAACATAATATCTCCTGATGCTCATTAAAAATCAGTTATAAAACAGCTTTTATAGTGCTTTACCTTTCAACCCGACGGTTCCTTTTTTCAATTTCATTCATTGATTATCCTCCCGTTGTTTAAATATAGTTAAATCTATTTGAACAGCCTCATCCTTAGATTCCATTAGTATTGAAATTCCATAGATTGTTCCACTAGAGTAATCTAATATTATTCGACAGGTCGTATCTTCTGGCATGTCGTACTTATTTTTAAGATATTTATAGAGGTCAGAATGATTTTCAGGCTGGTAGATAATATCGCTCAATTCAGTTTCAGCACTCTTAAAGGTTTCTTTTATATTCAAGGAAGCGAAATAATCTCTTTGTACTACCAAATTAAGAATTTCTTCATCATATAAAGGAGTTACCTCCGACCCATAATTTAACTTCCCATTAGAGTAAGTAACAGGAACTGTTTCTTTATTATCCCCAATTTTTATTGTATAGTCACCCTTAATGTCAGATTGGCTAGTATCTAAGAATACTTTATAATCCTTTACTACGTTTCCACTCTCTATATAAATACTATTTTTGTAAAGCTTTAATCCATTAAAATCCTTCTTATCTTGCTCTAAAAATTTAAATATAGGCTCAAACGTTTTTTCAAATTCGTACTGTTCCTTTGTTCTGTTTTTGGGAATGGTTTCACCACCCAAACTACATCCAGTCAGTGTATAAAGAGTCAGGACCATTAACATCACACTAACAACCCAAAATAAGCGTTTATTTTCCTTCATCTCTTTCTCCTATACATTCTATGCCTATTATAACATAAAAAAGAGCGTTTCCGCTCTCTTTGTCACTCAGGTAATTCTACCTTCAGGCTCATATCTGTATTCTGTAATGTCTTCTGAACCGCAGCGAGAAAGGCTAGTCCATTATCCGATGGAGAATATTGGAATGTGATACGGATGATTTTTTTGTCAAAGCTATCGCCATATCGATCCACATATTGCTTGATTTCGAGGAAGTAGATATAGTTGTTAAGTTTTTCTTGAAGTTTCAAAAGATGTTCTTCTTCAGTATCTGGAAGCCAAAGATTGCCATCTATTAATAAAAGTTCCAAGTTTGTATCACTCGTTCCGATTGCATCAATTTCTGAAACATCTAACTGAATAAGAGATTCTTTTATCCAAAATGTTGTTTTTATCAAACGATAAAGTCGATTTATTGCATCACTTTCATTTTTAAATTCGTCTCTTATCCAGATATCTTGGCGCTCATTAACCTCATATACTTTATATTGTTTAGACTTCTCATCGTAATAGTATCCCAAGGTAAATTGACCTTCAAATCGTTCATCAAGCGCAATATAAAATGTCCCTATTTTATCTCTATGTTTACTAATGAAATTCGCTAGTTCCTGTTTTGTCATCAAAATTTCTCCATTATCGCCACAGCCACATTCACTTTCCTACAAATTGATATCCTTTGGTGGATTGTAGTATTTTTCCTTGAATTCCTTAAGGATTTTCTCTACCTTTTCCCCCTCATAAGACTTGAAAGAAGGAATTGATTTAATATTTCCAATCAATCGACTGTAATATCCACTAGTTTTTAACTCGCTAGGAAGTTTTTCTATTGTATCAAGTATAAGAGGAACTAATTTTCTTGTATCAATTTCAAAAGGGAGGGGTTTATATTCCGCTAGAACGAAATCTTGAATCAATAAATATTCCGTAACTTGCCA comes from Streptococcus oralis and encodes:
- a CDS encoding DUF6572 domain-containing protein, which encodes MTKQELANFISKHRDKIGTFYIALDERFEGQFTLGYYYDEKSKQYKVYEVNERQDIWIRDEFKNESDAINRLYRLIKTTFWIKESLIQLDVSEIDAIGTSDTNLELLLIDGNLWLPDTEEEHLLKLQEKLNNYIYFLEIKQYVDRYGDSFDKKIIRITFQYSPSDNGLAFLAAVQKTLQNTDMSLKVELPE
- a CDS encoding NAD glycohydrolase inhibitor, yielding MQTYKLKNKENYQNFVKHYLKVMREGKEAEAFLGEDIRYRFQQRNSMITEYTDIQVLLEYCLFPLYIESDKDIERRTFEILKEFSLSIDEKKIWQVTEYLLIQDFVLAEYKPLPFEIDTRKLVPLILDTIEKLPSELKTSGYYSRLIGNIKSIPSFKSYEGEKVEKILKEFKEKYYNPPKDINL